The following coding sequences lie in one Mycobacterium gordonae genomic window:
- a CDS encoding VOC family protein, protein MAIKVEPAVIPHLVVDDAAAAIDFYVKAFDAVELARIPGPDGRLIHAAVQINGSMVMLNDDFPEMCNDQSMTPKSLGGTPVTIHLTVTDVETKFQRALDAGATVVMPLEDQFWGDRYGVVADPFGHNWSLGQPVREVSMEEIKEAMSAQA, encoded by the coding sequence ATGGCCATCAAAGTCGAACCAGCAGTGATCCCGCACCTTGTCGTCGACGATGCCGCTGCCGCAATCGACTTTTACGTCAAAGCGTTCGACGCCGTCGAACTGGCCCGCATACCCGGCCCCGACGGCCGGCTGATTCACGCCGCGGTGCAGATCAACGGCTCGATGGTGATGCTCAACGACGACTTCCCGGAAATGTGCAACGACCAGTCGATGACCCCGAAATCGCTGGGCGGCACACCGGTCACCATCCACCTCACCGTCACCGACGTCGAGACCAAGTTCCAGCGAGCACTCGACGCCGGCGCCACCGTCGTGATGCCGTTGGAGGACCAGTTCTGGGGCGACCGCTACGGCGTGGTCGCCGATCCGTTCGGGCACAACTGGTCCCTGGGCCAACCGGTTCGCGAAGTCAGCATGGAGGAGATCAAGGAGGCGATGTCGGCGCAGGCCTGA
- a CDS encoding FAD-dependent oxidoreductase has product MPHVITQSCCNDGSCVFACPVNCIHPSPDEPGYATSEMLYIDPAACVDCGACVSACPVGAIVPDSKLDDRQLPFVEINASFYPERPAGVKLPPTSKLAPVIPAAQVRPWRRPLTVAIVGSGPAAMYAADELLVQEGVRVNVFEKLPTPYGLVRAGVAPDHQHTKRVTRLFDRVAGHRRFRFYLNVEVGRHVSHAELLNHHHAVLYAVGASDDRRLDVEGMGLPGTGTATELVAWINGHPEYTDLPIDLSHQRVVVIGNGNVALDVARMLTADPDELAHTDIADRALKAFRKSGVREVVIAARRGPAHSAFTLPELIGLTGACDVVLDPEDQRSVGADLAGVADPLTRHKLDILSTLGDGSAPASRPRIRLAYGLTPRRILGEQRVTGVEFSVTATGQLRRLDAGLVLTSIGYRGKPVRGLPFDEAAAVVPNDGGRVVDPATGRPVPGAYVAGWIKRGPTGFIGTNKSCSLQTVQALVADFNAGELTDPVVGPGALADLVAVRRPDVVDSAGWRAIDAAEVARGRADGRPRRKFTDVADMLAAAATAPQEPSRGRRLLARLRAWA; this is encoded by the coding sequence ATGCCGCACGTAATAACACAGTCGTGCTGCAACGACGGGTCCTGCGTCTTCGCGTGTCCGGTCAATTGCATCCATCCGTCACCGGACGAGCCGGGCTATGCGACATCGGAGATGCTCTACATCGACCCGGCGGCCTGTGTGGACTGCGGCGCCTGCGTCAGTGCCTGCCCGGTCGGCGCGATCGTCCCCGACAGCAAACTGGACGACCGCCAACTGCCGTTCGTCGAGATCAACGCGTCGTTCTATCCGGAGCGGCCCGCCGGTGTGAAGTTGCCGCCGACATCCAAGCTGGCGCCGGTGATCCCGGCTGCGCAGGTACGCCCGTGGCGCCGGCCGCTGACGGTCGCCATCGTCGGATCGGGCCCGGCGGCGATGTACGCCGCAGACGAACTGTTGGTTCAAGAGGGCGTGCGGGTCAACGTCTTCGAGAAGCTACCCACGCCCTACGGCCTGGTGCGTGCCGGAGTGGCGCCCGATCACCAGCACACCAAGCGGGTCACCCGCTTGTTCGATCGGGTGGCCGGGCATCGCCGCTTCCGCTTCTACCTCAACGTCGAAGTCGGCCGCCACGTCAGCCACGCCGAACTGCTGAATCACCACCACGCGGTGCTGTATGCCGTCGGCGCGTCCGATGACCGCCGGCTCGACGTGGAGGGGATGGGGCTGCCGGGAACCGGCACGGCCACCGAGCTGGTCGCGTGGATCAACGGCCATCCCGAATATACCGATCTGCCAATTGATCTCAGCCACCAGCGGGTGGTGGTCATCGGCAACGGCAACGTCGCGCTCGATGTGGCGCGGATGCTCACCGCGGACCCGGACGAACTGGCCCACACCGATATCGCCGACCGGGCGCTGAAGGCATTCCGGAAGTCGGGCGTCCGCGAGGTGGTGATCGCGGCTCGTCGGGGACCGGCCCACTCGGCGTTCACCCTGCCCGAGCTGATCGGGCTGACCGGTGCTTGCGACGTGGTGCTCGATCCCGAGGACCAGCGCTCGGTGGGTGCGGATCTGGCCGGTGTCGCCGATCCGCTGACCAGGCACAAACTCGACATTCTGAGCACGCTCGGCGACGGCTCGGCGCCGGCGTCTCGTCCGCGCATCCGGCTGGCCTACGGGCTGACGCCTCGACGCATCCTCGGTGAGCAACGCGTCACCGGGGTCGAGTTCTCGGTCACCGCCACCGGCCAACTCCGTCGACTCGATGCGGGTCTGGTGCTCACGTCGATCGGGTACCGCGGCAAACCTGTTCGCGGTCTGCCCTTCGATGAGGCTGCTGCCGTCGTCCCCAACGACGGCGGCAGGGTCGTCGATCCCGCGACCGGCCGACCGGTCCCGGGCGCCTATGTCGCGGGCTGGATCAAACGGGGGCCTACCGGCTTCATCGGCACCAACAAGTCGTGCTCGTTGCAGACCGTGCAGGCGCTGGTGGCCGACTTCAACGCCGGCGAACTGACCGACCCGGTGGTCGGACCGGGCGCGCTGGCCGACCTGGTGGCAGTGCGCCGGCCCGACGTCGTCGACTCGGCGGGGTGGCGCGCCATCGACGCGGCCGAGGTGGCACGCGGCAGAGCCGACGGACGTCCCCGCCGCAAGTTCACCGATGTCGCGGACATGCTCGCCGCTGCCGCCACCGCGCCGCAGGAGCCGTCCCGTGGACGGCGCCTGCTGGCTCGGTTGCGCGCGTGGGCATAG
- a CDS encoding AurF N-oxygenase family protein → MVATNARTRMVRRWRRNMEVRDDAEYVEMLATLSEGSVRRNFNPYTDIDWESPEFAVTDNDPRWILPATDPLGRHPWYQAQPEDKKIKIGMWRQANVAKVGLHFESILIRGLMNYTFWVPNGSPEYRYCLHESVEECNHTMMFQEMVNRVGADVPGMPRRLRWISPLIPLVAGPMPVAFFIGVLAGEEPIDHTQKQVLREGKSLHPVMERVMAIHVAEEARHISFAHEFLRRRLPTLTRRQRFWASLFFPLTMRALCNAILIPPKAFWREFDIPRSVKKELFFRSPESRKWLRDMFADVRMLAYDTGLMENRSARLMWRICKIDGKPSRYRSEPQRAHLAATPAA, encoded by the coding sequence ATGGTTGCTACGAATGCCAGGACGCGCATGGTTCGACGTTGGCGCCGCAACATGGAGGTGCGGGACGACGCGGAGTACGTGGAAATGCTCGCCACACTGTCCGAGGGGTCGGTGCGGCGGAACTTCAATCCGTACACCGATATCGATTGGGAGTCACCGGAGTTCGCTGTTACCGACAACGATCCCCGGTGGATCCTGCCAGCGACCGACCCGCTGGGCCGGCACCCCTGGTACCAGGCGCAGCCCGAGGACAAGAAGATCAAGATCGGCATGTGGCGGCAGGCCAATGTCGCCAAAGTGGGTCTGCACTTCGAGTCGATCCTGATCCGCGGGCTGATGAACTACACCTTCTGGGTGCCCAACGGGTCCCCGGAATATCGGTACTGCCTGCACGAATCGGTCGAAGAGTGCAACCACACCATGATGTTCCAGGAGATGGTGAATCGGGTCGGCGCTGATGTGCCGGGGATGCCGCGGCGCCTGCGTTGGATCTCACCGTTGATCCCGTTGGTGGCCGGCCCAATGCCGGTAGCGTTCTTCATCGGGGTGCTGGCCGGTGAGGAGCCGATCGACCACACTCAGAAACAGGTGCTGCGGGAGGGCAAGTCGTTGCACCCGGTCATGGAGCGGGTGATGGCCATTCACGTGGCCGAAGAAGCCCGTCACATCTCGTTCGCCCACGAGTTCCTGCGCCGGCGGTTGCCGACTTTGACTCGGCGACAACGGTTCTGGGCCTCGTTGTTCTTCCCGCTGACGATGCGGGCGCTGTGCAACGCGATCCTGATTCCGCCGAAGGCATTCTGGCGGGAGTTCGACATTCCGCGTTCGGTGAAGAAGGAACTGTTCTTCCGCTCGCCGGAGTCGCGAAAGTGGTTGCGCGACATGTTCGCCGACGTCCGGATGCTGGCTTACGACACCGGCCTGATGGAAAACCGGTCAGCCCGACTGATGTGGCGGATCTGCAAGATCGACGGGAAGCCGTCACGCTACCGCAGCGAGCCGCAGCGCGCGCACCTGGCCGCCACGCCGGCTGCCTGA
- the serC gene encoding phosphoserine transaminase: MADQLTTSLEIPADLKPRDGRFGCGPSKVRPEQLQALSTTAAPLFGTSHRQAPVKNLVGRVRSGLADLFSLPDGYEVILGNGGTTAFWDAAAFGLIDKRSLHLTYGEFSSKFASCVAKNPFVGDPIVIKADAGSAPEPQSDPSVDVIGWAHNETSTGVAVPVRRPADSGAALVLIDATSGAGGLPVDVNDVDAYYFAPQKNFASDGGLWLAIMSPAALARVEAIAGSGRWVPDFLSLPIAIENSLKNQTYNTPAIATLVLLAEQLDWLLGNGGLDWAVKRTADSSQRLYSWAEERSFTTPFVADPALRSQVVGTIDFVDDVSAAAVAATLRANGIVDTEPYRKLGRNQLRIAMFPAVDPDDVSALINCIDWVVERL; this comes from the coding sequence ATGGCTGACCAGCTCACGACTTCTCTCGAGATTCCCGCCGACCTGAAACCGCGCGACGGCCGCTTCGGCTGCGGCCCGTCGAAGGTCCGGCCCGAGCAGCTCCAGGCGCTGAGCACCACCGCAGCACCCCTGTTCGGCACCTCGCACCGGCAGGCGCCGGTCAAGAATCTGGTGGGACGGGTGCGGTCGGGGCTCGCTGACCTGTTTTCGTTGCCCGACGGCTACGAGGTCATTCTCGGCAACGGCGGTACGACGGCCTTTTGGGATGCCGCCGCCTTCGGTTTGATCGACAAGCGCTCGCTGCATTTGACCTACGGCGAGTTCAGCTCGAAGTTCGCCTCCTGCGTTGCCAAGAACCCGTTCGTCGGCGACCCGATCGTCATCAAGGCGGACGCCGGGTCGGCCCCCGAACCTCAGTCCGACCCGTCGGTCGACGTGATCGGTTGGGCCCACAACGAAACCTCGACCGGGGTGGCGGTGCCGGTGCGGCGACCCGCCGATTCCGGAGCCGCCCTGGTCCTCATCGACGCCACCTCGGGCGCCGGCGGGTTGCCTGTCGACGTCAATGACGTCGATGCTTACTACTTCGCGCCGCAGAAGAATTTCGCCAGTGACGGCGGCCTGTGGCTGGCCATCATGAGCCCGGCGGCCCTGGCCCGCGTCGAGGCCATCGCGGGCTCGGGTCGCTGGGTCCCCGACTTCCTGTCGCTGCCGATCGCCATCGAAAACAGCCTGAAGAACCAGACCTACAACACGCCGGCGATCGCCACGCTGGTGCTGCTGGCCGAACAGCTCGACTGGCTGTTGGGCAACGGCGGCCTGGACTGGGCGGTCAAGCGCACAGCGGACTCGTCGCAGCGGCTGTACTCGTGGGCCGAAGAACGGTCTTTCACCACCCCGTTCGTCGCCGACCCGGCGCTGCGCTCGCAGGTGGTGGGCACCATCGACTTCGTCGACGACGTCAGTGCCGCAGCCGTCGCGGCGACATTGCGAGCCAACGGCATCGTCGACACCGAGCCGTACCGCAAACTCGGCCGGAATCAGCTGCGGATCGCGATGTTCCCGGCCGTAGACCCCGACGACGTCAGCGCCCTGATCAACTGCATCGACTGGGTGGTCGAGCGGCTCTGA
- the sepH gene encoding septation protein SepH yields the protein MRELKVVGLDPDGKFVLCEGASSAEKFRLPADDRLRAVLDGKPMPPEQPALDIVVTNMLSPKEIQARIRAGASVEQVAAASGSDVARIQRFANPVLLERFRAAELATAAHPVLADGPAVLSLLETVTAALVGRGLSPEKLTWDAWRNEDSRWTVQLGWQAGRSDNVAHFRFIPGAHGGTVTAIDDAASELIDPDFKPRQLAPVARLAFEAAAEPAQPATLAQPSALPPPAEQPAGSRRGKPAIPAWEDVLLGVRSSGQR from the coding sequence ATGCGGGAACTCAAAGTGGTTGGGCTTGACCCCGACGGCAAATTCGTCCTCTGCGAGGGTGCCAGCTCTGCCGAGAAGTTCCGATTGCCCGCCGATGACCGCCTGCGCGCCGTACTGGATGGTAAGCCGATGCCCCCCGAGCAGCCAGCGTTGGACATCGTCGTCACAAATATGCTGAGCCCCAAGGAAATTCAGGCCCGAATCCGCGCCGGCGCGTCTGTCGAGCAGGTGGCCGCGGCATCTGGATCCGATGTCGCCCGGATTCAGCGGTTCGCCAACCCGGTCTTGCTTGAGCGCTTCCGCGCCGCGGAGCTGGCAACGGCGGCGCATCCGGTCCTTGCGGACGGTCCCGCGGTGCTGAGCCTGCTGGAGACGGTCACGGCAGCGTTGGTCGGGCGGGGTCTGAGCCCGGAGAAACTCACCTGGGACGCCTGGCGCAACGAGGACAGCCGCTGGACTGTGCAGCTGGGGTGGCAGGCCGGTCGGTCGGACAACGTTGCACACTTCCGCTTCATCCCGGGCGCACACGGTGGCACCGTCACCGCGATCGACGACGCGGCCAGCGAGCTCATCGACCCGGACTTCAAGCCCCGCCAGCTCGCGCCGGTGGCGCGTCTGGCTTTCGAAGCTGCAGCAGAGCCGGCGCAGCCCGCGACGCTGGCGCAGCCGAGCGCACTACCCCCGCCGGCCGAGCAGCCTGCCGGCAGCCGGCGCGGCAAGCCCGCGATACCCGCCTGGGAGGACGTGTTGCTCGGGGTTCGTTCGAGCGGTCAGCGCTAG
- a CDS encoding DUF2537 domain-containing protein translates to MNDESVPWATGLAVAAFVAAVTGAAIVVLSLGLIRVHPLLAVGLNVVAVGGLAPTLWGWRRTLVLRWFVLGAAVGVAGAWVSLLAVKLVGSA, encoded by the coding sequence GTGAACGATGAGTCCGTGCCGTGGGCAACGGGTTTGGCGGTGGCCGCGTTCGTTGCGGCAGTCACCGGGGCCGCGATCGTGGTGCTCAGCCTCGGGTTGATCCGGGTGCACCCGCTGTTGGCTGTGGGCCTCAACGTGGTGGCGGTCGGGGGACTGGCCCCCACGTTGTGGGGGTGGCGACGCACCCTGGTGCTGCGGTGGTTCGTGCTGGGGGCAGCCGTCGGGGTGGCCGGGGCGTGGGTGTCGCTACTGGCGGTGAAGCTGGTCGGGAGCGCCTAG
- a CDS encoding IS110 family RNA-guided transposase: protein MKEASTMVVVGADVHKRTHTFVAVNEVGRKLGEKVVKATTTGHAEAVMWARERFGAEVVWAIEDCRYLSARLERDLMGFGQRVVRVPPKLMAQTRASARTQGKLDPIDALAVARGCLREPDLPVASHDEVSRELKLLVDRREVLVAQRAATINRLLWRVHELDPDHAPKARSLDLAKHRRILGDWLASLPGLVAELARDELADITRLTETINALAKRIGQQVRPIASALLFLPGCGELTAAKLVGESAGVTRFKSEAAFARHAGVAPVPVWSGNTAGRVRMTRSGNRQLNAALHRIAVTQIRLDGLGQDYYRHRIDAGDSKTEALRCLKRRLARVVFHHLYTDHQNRTQPCQPAAA from the coding sequence GTGAAGGAGGCATCCACCATGGTTGTTGTTGGAGCCGATGTACACAAGCGCACCCATACGTTTGTTGCGGTCAACGAGGTTGGGCGCAAGCTCGGCGAAAAGGTCGTCAAAGCAACGACGACGGGTCATGCCGAGGCGGTGATGTGGGCCCGCGAACGGTTCGGGGCCGAGGTGGTGTGGGCGATTGAGGATTGCCGGTACTTATCGGCCAGGTTGGAGCGCGACCTGATGGGCTTTGGCCAGAGGGTGGTGCGGGTACCGCCGAAGTTGATGGCTCAGACTCGGGCCAGTGCGCGCACCCAGGGCAAGTTGGACCCGATCGACGCGTTAGCAGTCGCGCGGGGGTGTTTGCGTGAACCTGACTTGCCGGTCGCCTCCCATGATGAGGTCTCGCGCGAGTTGAAGTTATTGGTGGATCGCCGGGAAGTCCTTGTGGCGCAACGCGCGGCGACGATCAACCGGCTGTTGTGGCGGGTGCACGAGCTTGACCCTGACCACGCGCCCAAGGCCCGTTCGTTGGATCTGGCCAAGCATCGGCGCATCCTCGGTGACTGGTTAGCCAGCCTGCCCGGCCTGGTCGCGGAGTTGGCTCGCGACGAGCTGGCCGACATCACGCGGCTCACTGAAACCATCAACGCCTTGGCTAAGCGCATCGGCCAGCAAGTGCGCCCCATCGCCTCGGCCCTGCTTTTCCTTCCCGGCTGCGGGGAGTTGACCGCGGCCAAACTGGTCGGCGAATCCGCCGGGGTGACCCGGTTCAAAAGCGAGGCCGCCTTCGCCCGTCACGCCGGAGTCGCGCCAGTCCCGGTGTGGTCAGGCAACACCGCCGGGCGGGTGCGCATGACCCGCTCAGGCAACCGCCAACTCAACGCCGCCCTGCACCGCATCGCCGTCACCCAGATCCGCCTCGACGGACTCGGCCAGGACTATTACCGCCACCGCATCGACGCCGGCGACTCCAAAACCGAGGCACTGCGCTGCCTCAAACGCCGCCTGGCCCGCGTCGTGTTTCACCACCTCTACACCGACCACCAAAACCGAACCCAGCCTTGCCAACCGGCAGCGGCTTGA
- a CDS encoding TrmH family RNA methyltransferase: MSAPDIDVQDVTDPDDPRLDDFRDLNSVDRRPDLPTGKGLVIAEGVLVVQRMLASRFTPRALLGTDRRLAELKDDLAGTVAPYYRTSAEVMAQAVGFHLNRGVLASASRVTEPSVVEVVGGAHTVAVLEGVNDHENLGSIFRNAAGLGVDAVVFGSGCADPLYRRAVRVSMGHALLVPFARATDWPADLVRMREGGFRLLAMTPRGDARTLREAMAAVHNDRVAVLVGAEGPGLTTAALRISDMRVRIPMSRGTDSLNVATAAAVAFYERVGSG; encoded by the coding sequence GTGAGTGCACCGGACATCGATGTTCAGGATGTCACCGATCCGGATGATCCCCGCCTGGACGACTTTCGCGACCTGAACAGCGTCGACCGCCGACCCGACCTGCCTACCGGAAAAGGTTTGGTGATCGCCGAGGGCGTGCTGGTGGTGCAGCGGATGCTGGCTTCCAGATTCACCCCGCGGGCCCTGCTCGGCACCGACCGTAGGCTGGCCGAGCTCAAAGACGACCTGGCGGGCACCGTGGCGCCTTACTACCGAACATCGGCCGAGGTGATGGCGCAGGCGGTGGGGTTTCATCTCAATCGCGGGGTGTTGGCCAGCGCCAGCAGGGTGACCGAGCCCAGCGTTGTGGAGGTGGTCGGCGGCGCGCACACGGTGGCGGTGCTCGAAGGCGTCAACGATCACGAGAACCTGGGCTCCATCTTTCGCAATGCGGCGGGATTGGGGGTGGATGCGGTGGTTTTCGGCAGTGGTTGTGCTGACCCGCTCTACCGCCGGGCGGTCCGGGTGTCGATGGGCCATGCGTTGCTGGTGCCTTTCGCGCGCGCCACCGACTGGCCGGCCGACCTGGTGCGGATGCGCGAGGGTGGCTTCCGGTTGTTGGCGATGACTCCCCGGGGCGACGCGCGCACCCTGCGCGAGGCGATGGCGGCGGTGCACAACGATCGGGTCGCGGTATTGGTCGGTGCCGAGGGACCCGGGCTGACCACGGCGGCGCTGCGGATCAGCGACATGCGGGTGCGGATTCCGATGTCCCGTGGGACTGACTCGCTCAATGTGGCGACGGCGGCCGCAGTGGCGTTCTACGAGCGCGTCGGCTCGGGCTAG
- a CDS encoding Rv0880 family HTH-type transcriptional regulator, whose protein sequence is MPDSDARLAADLSLAVMRLARQLRFRNASSPVSLTQLSALTTLANEGAMTPGALAIRERVRPPSMTRVIASLADEGLVDRAPHPVDGRQVLVSVSATGAELVRAARQARQEWLADRLATLDDAQRETLRSASDLISALVDESP, encoded by the coding sequence GTGCCTGACAGCGATGCGCGGTTGGCCGCAGACTTGTCGTTGGCGGTCATGCGGCTGGCTCGCCAACTCCGGTTTCGAAACGCGTCGTCGCCGGTATCGCTGACCCAGCTCTCGGCACTGACGACGCTGGCCAACGAAGGTGCCATGACGCCCGGCGCGCTGGCGATCCGGGAGCGGGTCCGACCGCCGTCGATGACGCGAGTGATCGCATCCCTGGCCGACGAGGGCCTGGTTGACCGCGCCCCGCATCCCGTCGACGGACGGCAGGTGCTGGTCTCGGTCTCCGCGACCGGCGCCGAACTCGTCAGGGCCGCCCGCCAGGCCCGTCAGGAGTGGCTCGCAGACCGGCTCGCGACGCTGGACGATGCCCAGCGCGAAACCCTGCGGAGCGCTTCCGATCTGATCTCGGCCCTGGTCGACGAAAGCCCGTGA
- a CDS encoding DUF2530 domain-containing protein has protein sequence MTDQPTPEPPPLPPALLAVWPIILVGALGWLVAVAAAFLVSTLETWRPAALAGLGVGVLGTSIFLWQLAAARRGARGAQAGLETLLDHE, from the coding sequence ATGACTGACCAGCCCACTCCCGAACCACCGCCGCTGCCACCGGCGTTGCTCGCGGTGTGGCCGATAATCCTGGTCGGTGCACTGGGCTGGCTGGTCGCGGTGGCCGCCGCGTTCCTCGTGTCCACCCTGGAAACGTGGCGTCCGGCGGCTCTGGCCGGCCTCGGGGTGGGCGTGCTGGGAACCAGCATTTTCCTCTGGCAACTCGCGGCGGCCCGCCGCGGGGCCCGCGGTGCGCAGGCCGGGCTGGAAACGTTGCTCGATCACGAATGA
- a CDS encoding SRPBCC family protein gives MAAPLLQASIDIEAPPSKVWELISDFRRMPQWSPQCRWMRQFGPLRNGTRTLNFNRRNRLFWPTTSTVVEVIPEKKLAFRVDTNRTIWSYELEPQGSGTRVTESRHAENGTSAVSNLTVRAFLGGSDNFERELVEGMNASLARIKAAAEKG, from the coding sequence ATGGCCGCACCCCTGCTACAAGCTTCAATCGACATCGAAGCGCCGCCTTCAAAAGTGTGGGAGCTGATCTCCGACTTTCGGCGGATGCCGCAGTGGAGTCCCCAGTGCCGGTGGATGCGGCAGTTCGGACCCCTGCGCAACGGGACCCGCACGCTGAACTTCAACCGGCGCAACCGCCTGTTCTGGCCGACGACATCCACGGTCGTCGAAGTCATCCCGGAGAAGAAGCTCGCGTTCCGGGTGGACACGAACCGCACCATTTGGAGCTACGAACTCGAACCGCAGGGTTCGGGCACCCGGGTGACGGAGAGCCGTCACGCCGAAAACGGCACCAGCGCCGTGTCCAACTTGACGGTAAGAGCGTTCCTGGGCGGAAGCGACAACTTCGAGCGCGAATTGGTCGAGGGCATGAATGCCTCCCTGGCGCGGATCAAGGCGGCCGCCGAGAAGGGCTGA
- a CDS encoding MFS transporter: MAPPPGRRTRSGNQHPGMANYPADDPSQETDYRRSRRPPPPPSANRYLPPLDHEPPPERSSDAEPTRGPAERITVTRAAAMRSREMGSRMYWMVQRAATADGADKSGLTALTWPVMANFAVDSAMAVALANTLFFAAASGESKSKVALYLLITIAPFAVIAPLIGPALDKLQHGRRVALALSFALRTALALILIMNYDGASGSFPPWVLYPCALAMMVFSKSFSVLRSAVTPRVMPPTIDLVRVNSRLTVFGLLGGTIAGGAIAAGVEFACTHMFKLPGALFVVVGITIVGALLSMRIPSWVEVTAGEVPATLSYHRHSDHLHHSWQEEGRKVGGKLRQPLGRNIITSLWGNCTIKVMVGFLFLYPAFVAKAHDADGWVQLAMLGMIGAAAAIGNFAGNFASARLKLGRPAVLVVRCTLAVTAFAIAAAVGGNLIVVAIATLITSGSSAIAKASLDASLQDDLPEESRASGFGRSESTLQLAWVLGGAVGVLVYTELWVGFTVVSALLILGLAQTIVSFRGDSLIPGLGGNRPVMVEQEGRRPGATTGVMPR; this comes from the coding sequence ATGGCCCCGCCCCCGGGCCGCCGGACCCGATCGGGAAATCAGCATCCCGGCATGGCCAACTACCCGGCCGACGATCCCAGTCAGGAAACCGACTACCGCCGATCGCGCCGTCCCCCACCGCCGCCCAGCGCCAACCGCTACCTGCCGCCACTGGACCACGAACCGCCACCGGAGCGGAGCAGCGACGCCGAACCGACGCGGGGGCCCGCTGAGCGGATCACTGTCACCCGCGCCGCGGCCATGCGCAGCCGGGAAATGGGTTCCCGGATGTACTGGATGGTGCAGCGGGCCGCTACCGCCGACGGTGCCGACAAGTCCGGGCTCACCGCACTGACCTGGCCGGTGATGGCGAACTTCGCCGTCGACTCCGCGATGGCGGTCGCCTTGGCCAACACCCTGTTCTTCGCGGCGGCCAGCGGCGAGAGCAAGTCCAAGGTCGCCCTGTACCTGCTGATCACCATCGCACCGTTCGCCGTCATCGCGCCGCTGATCGGTCCGGCTCTGGACAAGCTGCAGCACGGCCGGCGCGTGGCGTTGGCGTTGTCGTTCGCGTTGCGCACCGCGCTGGCCTTGATCCTGATCATGAACTACGACGGCGCCAGCGGCAGCTTCCCGCCATGGGTGTTGTATCCGTGCGCGTTGGCCATGATGGTGTTCTCCAAATCGTTCAGCGTGCTGCGCAGCGCGGTGACACCGCGCGTGATGCCGCCGACCATCGATCTGGTCCGGGTCAACTCCCGACTCACCGTGTTCGGGCTGCTGGGCGGAACCATCGCCGGCGGCGCCATCGCGGCCGGCGTCGAATTCGCGTGCACCCACATGTTCAAGTTGCCCGGTGCGCTGTTCGTCGTGGTGGGCATCACTATCGTCGGCGCCCTGCTGTCCATGCGGATTCCCAGTTGGGTCGAGGTGACCGCCGGTGAGGTTCCGGCCACCTTGAGTTACCACCGCCACAGCGACCACCTGCACCACAGCTGGCAGGAGGAAGGCCGGAAGGTCGGGGGAAAGCTACGACAACCGTTGGGCCGCAACATCATCACCTCGTTGTGGGGTAACTGCACGATCAAGGTGATGGTCGGCTTCCTGTTCCTGTACCCGGCTTTCGTGGCCAAGGCGCACGACGCCGACGGCTGGGTGCAGCTGGCCATGCTGGGAATGATCGGCGCCGCCGCCGCCATCGGCAACTTCGCCGGCAACTTCGCCAGCGCGCGGCTGAAGCTGGGCCGGCCGGCGGTCCTGGTGGTGCGGTGCACCCTGGCCGTGACGGCGTTCGCCATCGCCGCCGCGGTCGGGGGAAACCTGATCGTGGTCGCGATTGCCACACTGATCACGTCGGGATCGAGCGCCATCGCCAAGGCATCCCTGGATGCCTCGCTGCAGGACGATCTGCCGGAGGAGTCACGTGCTTCGGGGTTCGGGCGTTCGGAGTCCACACTGCAGCTGGCATGGGTTCTCGGCGGTGCGGTGGGCGTACTGGTGTACACGGAGTTGTGGGTCGGCTTCACTGTGGTCAGCGCGCTGTTGATTCTGGGTCTGGCCCAGACGATCGTCAGCTTCCGCGGCGATTCGCTGATCCCCGGACTCGGTGGTAACCGGCCCGTCATGGTCGAGCAGGAGGGCCGGCGCCCAGGCGCGACAACCGGGGTGATGCCGCGATGA
- a CDS encoding DUF2771 domain-containing protein, with translation MKRTVAAIVAAVVVAVAAGAGLGAWLLGRDRGPHLPEISAYSRGHTVRVGPYLYCNVLNLNDCQAPQSQGELHVSDRFPVQLSVPEAIGRAPWRLLQIYEDPTNTATTFFRPDSRLAVTIPTVDPHRGRLTGVVVQLLTLVVDDGELREAPHAEWSVRVVF, from the coding sequence ATGAAACGCACAGTGGCCGCGATCGTCGCGGCCGTCGTCGTGGCGGTGGCCGCCGGAGCCGGTCTCGGAGCATGGCTGCTGGGTCGCGACCGAGGTCCGCACTTGCCGGAGATCAGCGCGTACTCGCGCGGTCACACCGTCCGGGTCGGGCCCTATTTGTACTGCAACGTGCTGAACCTCAACGACTGCCAAGCGCCGCAGTCGCAGGGCGAGTTGCATGTCAGCGATCGCTTCCCGGTACAGCTTTCCGTGCCCGAGGCGATCGGCCGGGCCCCGTGGCGGCTGCTGCAGATCTACGAGGACCCGACCAACACCGCGACCACCTTCTTCCGGCCGGACAGCCGTCTCGCTGTCACCATCCCCACCGTCGATCCGCACCGCGGCCGGCTGACCGGGGTGGTGGTGCAGCTGTTGACGCTGGTCGTCGACGACGGCGAACTGCGCGAGGCCCCGCACGCAGAATGGTCTGTGCGCGTGGTGTTCTGA